The DNA window TGCGGGGCCCCCTTCCCGGAACTACCGCGATCCACGAGGAGCCGTACGGGTCCCGGCGGGCTCAGCCCCCGTGCTGGGCCCGAGCCCCACCACCCCACCACAACCAGCACGCCCCGATCATGACTCTCCTCCTCCCCAGCCTCCAGGCCGAGCGCATCCGGCGCTCCATCGTCGACTATCTGTCGACGACCTTCGCGCTTACGGACGTCGAGCCGCGGCGGGTGCTCGCCGACTTTCTGGAAGACGAGGAGCAGGGGGTTTTCGTCGGCCCCTTCGTCCGCCTGCGCCTGCCCTACCTGGCCGCGAGCGCCCGCGCCGTCGGCCCTGGTCGGGACAGCCAGTCTAGTCCCTCCGCCAGCCTCGATTGGGCTGGCCAATCCGGCCAGCCCGGCCCGGCCACCGACCCCGGCCAACCCGCCCAACACGCCCGGCCCAGCTGGCCCGGCCCCGCCGCCACCGCCGACCGCCCCCTCGACTGGGACCCGGGTCTGGCCCCCTACCAACACCAGGAGGACGCCTACCAACGCCTGACCACCAAGGGCGGGCACCGCCCCGAGCCGACCATCGTCACCACCGGCACCGGTTCGGGCAAGACCGAGGCCTTCCTCCACCCCGTCCTCGACCACGTGCTGCGCGCCCGCGCCCGGGGGGTCACCGGCATCAAGGCCCTCATCCTCTACCCCATGAACGCCCTGGCCGCCGACCAGGCCGGCCGCCTGGCCCGCCTCATCACCTCCGACCCCGCCCTGGCGGGGGTGCGCGCCGCCGTCTACACCGGCGACTCCTCCGCCCGGCCGAACAAGCGCGTCACCGCGGAATCCCTCATCACCGACCGCCACGCCATCCGCAACGACCCGCCGGACATCCTGCTCACCAACTACAAGATGCTCGACCAGCTGCTCCTGCGCCCCGAGGACCGCGAGCTGTGGCGGGCCTCGGCCGCCTCCCTCACCTACCTGGTCCTGGATGAGTTCCACACCTACGACGGCGCCCAGGGCACCGACGTCGCCATGCTGCTGCGGCGCCTGGGCCTGACCCTGCGCGCCCACCTGAGCGCCGACGACCCCCGCCGGGAGGCATTCGCCGACTCACCGCTGGGACCCGTGTGCCCGGTGGCCACCTCCGCCACCCTCGGCGACGGCGGGGACCCCTCCCGGATGCTCGACTTCGCCCGCGACGTCTTCGGGGTCGACCTGTCCGCCGACGCCGTCGTCACCGAGACCCGCGCCGACCTCGACCGGTGGGCCGCCGCCCACCACCGCGCCGCCGAGTCCCTGGGCCTGACCGGCCGCGCCCTGCGCCTGCGCTCCCTGCCGGGCGAGAACCTGCGGGCCCTGGCCCACCTCACCCAGGCCGGCTCCCCCGACCCTGAGGAACTGCTGCGCGGCGTCATCGCCCACCTGTACGACCTGCCCGACGGGCTCGAGGACTCCCTCGACGCCGCCGGCCTCGCCTGCGCCCTCCAGGCCCACCCGGATGTCCTGGATCTCGTGCGCGCCGCCGAGATCTCCACGCCGCTGGCCGGACTTGCCCGCGACCTGCTGGGCCCCGCCTGCGAGCCGGGCCCGGCCCGCCGGGTGCTGTGCGCGATCCTGGCGGCCCTGTCCGTCGTGCGCGCCGGACTGGACGGCGCCCCCGACCGCGGCGCGGTCAACGTCGAGGTCACCCTGTGGATCCGCGAGGTCACCCGCGTCGACCGGGCCCTGAGCTCCCTGCCAGCCTTCCGCTGGGCTGACGCCGCCTCCGAGCAGGCGCGGGTCGACGAGCCCGCGCGCCCGGCCCTGTACTGCCGCTCGTGCGGGCGCTCCGGGTGGGGCGTCGTGCTGGCCCCCACGGGGCAGCGGGAGAAGGACGACCAGTCCCAGGTGCGCCGCGACCGCAAGACCGGCGACCCCCGCTTCCGGACCCTCCTGCACGCCCCCGGGGAGGACGCCGACTACCGCCGCCGCCTCGAGGCCGGGGAGCCCGACCCGCAGGCCCGCCACCCCGGGCTGCGCTGGTACTCCGTCAACGGCCGCGAGCTCCTCGCCCGCCGCCCGGCCGATGACGACCCGGAGGCCAAGGAGGGGCTCGTGCTGCCGGTCCTGACCCTGACCGGGGACGAGCGCGCCATCGCCGAGGACTCCACCCGCGACGTGTGCCCCTCGTGCGGGGACAGGGACTCGATCCGCTTCCTCGGCTCGGCCGTCGCCACCCTCCTGTCGGTGTCCCTGACCACCCTGTTCGGCGACGACGCCCTCGACGACGCCGACAAGCGCGCCCTCATCTTCACCGACTCCGTGCAGGACGCCGCCCACCGGGCAGGATTCGTCAACCAGCGTTCCCACACCATGAGCCTGCGCTCGGCCCTGCGGGGGGCGCTGACAGCCGACATGCCCCTTGACGCCTGGGCCGGGGCCGCCCTCGACGCCGCCCGGCCCAGCGCCTTCGACCGCTACCGGCTCGTCCCCGCGGCCCTGACCGAGCACCGGCGCTTCAAGCCCTATTGGGACCCGAAGGCCCCGGCCTCCGAGCGGCGTCGGGCCGAGCCGCACGTGCGCCGTCGGCTCCTGTTCGACATCGCCCTGGAGGTGGGCCTCCAGTCCGCCTACGGGCGCACCCTGGAGGCCACCGGGTCGGTGAGCGTGCACGTGGCCGCCGGGCGAGCATCCGCCCTGACCGACCTGGCCCGCCAGGCCCTGGGGGGCGAGCGGCAGGGCGTCCTGGACGGGTTCGGGGGCATCACCGACGCCGACCTGCTCGCCTGGGTGCGCGGCACCCTGGAGCGCATGCGCCGCGACGGGGCCATCGACCACGAGTGGCTCGCGCGCTACAAGCGCGACGACGGCAAGCGCCTGTGGATCTGGTACAAGCGCAACCGCAACCAGGGACAGCCGGCCTTTCCCGCCGGGCGCGCCGCACCCGCCTTCCCCCGGGCGGGCGGCGGCCTCGACACCCGCAAGTCGGCCTTCGTGCCGGTGGGCTCGCCCAGGTCCTGGTACGCCACCTGGACCCGCAAGTGCCTGAGGGTCGCGCCCACCCACGCCGCCCGCCTGGCCCGCGTGCTCCTGGCCCGCCTGGCCGAGGCCGGGATCCTCACCGCCACCGACACCAGCAGCGGCGGCACCGTCTACGGACTGCCGGCCGGGCGCGTCGTCGTCTCCCCGCTGGGCGAGACCACGGGAGACGACCTGCTCCTGGTGTGCGACACCTGCCGCACGCAGCTGCCCGCCGCGGCCGCCACCGTGGACCAGCTCGACAACGCCCCCTGCCCGGCCGTCGGCTGCCCGGGCCGCCTCAGGGCCGGGCAGCGCCCGGCGGAGAGCTTCTACCGCAGCATGTACGCCGGGGCCCATGTGCGCCGCGTCGACGCCCACGAGCACACCTCGCTGCTCACCGCCGACGAGCGCGCCCGGGTCGAGAACGGGTTCAAGCGCCCCGAGCAGGCGCCAAGCGATCCCAATGTCCTGGTGGCCACCCCCACCCTGGAGATGGGCATCGACATCGGGGACCTGTCCACCGTCATGCTCGGCTCCCTGCCGGCCACGGTCGCCTCCTACGTGCAGCGGGTCGGCCGGGCGGGCCGCCGCAGCGGGTCGGCGCTCGCCCTGGCCTACGTGCCCGGCAGGCGCCACCAACTGCCGGTCCTCGACGACCCCGACCGGCTCCTCAACGGCTCCGTCGCACCGCCGTCGACCTACCTGGGGGCCGAGGAGATCCTGCGCCGCCAGTTCCTGGCCTCCGTCATCGACGCCCTGGCCCGCGAGAACCACTCGGCCGTCCCCTCCGGGGTCCGCGGGCGCGGCACCGCCGGGACCGTCCTGGGCGCCACCGGGGAGGGCTCCCTCATGGGCGCCCTGTGCGAGCGCATCGGGCGCGACGGCGCCCCGCTGGTGCGGGCCTTCACCGCCGCCTTCGGGCAGCGCACGCCGGCGCTCGAGCGCCTGACCAACTGGGTCACCCGGGACGGCGGCGCCGGGCCCCGCGAGATGCTCATGCGGGCCGCCGCCGAGCACCGCGCCGAGGCCGAGCGGCTCCACCGCCAGAAGCGCCAGATCGACGAGGCCCTGCCCGAGCTCACGATGGCGGCCGAGCGCCCCAACGCCACCGAGGAGGACCGGCGGGCCCATCGCGCCGCCGAGGGCGCCCGGAAGGCGGCCCAGGCCCGGATCCTCGACCTGCAGGGGAAGCACTGGGTCTCGGCCCTGGAGCGCCACGGCATCCTGCCCAACTACACCCTCATCGACGACTCGGTGCGCCTGTCCGCCCGCGTGTCCTGGCGCGACCCGGAGACCGACGAGTTCCGCTCCGAGCCCTACGACGTCGAGCGGGCCTCCGTCCGCGCCCTGCACGAGTTCGCCCCCGGCGCCACCTTCTACACCCGCGGCCTGGAGATGAGGATCGAGGGCGTCGATGCCTCCGCCGACCTCGCCGACCAGGCCCAGTGGTGGTTCTGCTGCGAGGCCTGCGGTTACGCCGACGTCCGGGGCCCACAGGGGAGTAGGCCCGCCGCGCCCCCCGAGTGCCCGAGGTGCCGGGGAACCGCCATCGCCGACGTCGGGCGCGCCCGCCGCGTCCTGCGCCTGACGCGGGTCTTCGCCGATGTCTCCGGGGACGACGCCCGGATCGGGGACTCCAGTGATGATCGGATCCGCACCCGCTTCGAAATCCTCCCCCTGGCCGACTTCGACCCCGAGCGCGCGGTGCGCCAGTGGAGCGTGGAGGCCTCCGGCTTCGGGCTGACCCGCTACCGCGGCATGAGCCTGCGCTGGCTCAACACCGGGCGGGCCCTGGCCGGCCAGAGCGTCGACAGGGTCGCGGGCCTGCCCGTCTCCTCGCGGGACTTCCGCCTGTGCGAGGCGTGCGGCAAGCTCGACACGGACACCGGGGCCTCCACCGCCCGCGAGCACCGGCCCTGGTGCGAGCACCGCACCGACCTGGCCGAGCACGTCATCGCCGTCGACCTCATGCGGGAGCTGCGCACCGAGGCGATCGCCTTCGTGCTCCCCCTCGGCTTCGCCACCGACCGGGTGGGCGTCGAATCCCTGGCGGCCGCCATCGGCCTGGGCCTGGAGATCACCACCGGCGGGTCCCCCAACCACCTGGGCATCGTCGGCGTCCCCCACCCCGTCGCCCACGGCGGCCCCGGCGAGACCCGCCCCGCCCTCCTCCTGCACGACACCGTCCCCGGCGGCACCGGATACCTCACCGATCACGACGACCCCGCCAACCTCTGGAAGCTCCTCGTGCGCACCGGCCGGCGCCTGGAAAGCTGCCCGTGCCGCACCGAGGACAAGGGCATGTGCCCCGACTGCCTCCAGCCCCACGCGCCTTCCGGCGAGGTCACCCGCGCCGCCGCCCTTCACGCCATCCGCCAGCTCCTGGGACCGGGCGCCGAGGTTCCCTTCGCCGACCTGGACCCGGAGGCGCCCCTGTGGCACGTCACCGATGAGGCCGTGCGGGCCGGCACCGGGGAGAGCCCCCTCGAGGTGCGCTTCCGCGCCGAACTCATCGACCGCCTGGGCAAGGAGATGGCCGTGCGCGCCGTCGGGGACCCCTCCGGGGCGCCCGCCCTCGAGATCGACGGGGGCCGCTGGAGAATCCGCCCGCAACTCGACGCACTGGGCGCCCGCCCCGACTTCACCTGCCTGCGCCCGGCCGGCCGGGCCCCCATCGCCATCTTCATCGACGGGCGCCGCTACCACGCCACCCGGGCGCACAACCGTCTCGCCGACGACGCCGCCAAGCGCGAGCGCCTGCGCGCCGCCGGGTACCAGGTCATCGCCGTCGGCGCCGAGGACCTGGGCGGGCCGTGGAATCCGGCCTGGCTCGACGACGACGCGGTCGCCCGGCTCAAGAACGGCTCCCTCGGGCCGGCGCGGGCGGGCGCCGTCACCGACCGGGCCATCGCCGCCTGGCGCGGCGGCCCCATGGCCCTCCTGGAGTCCATGCTGCTCGACGACGCCGACGCCGGCCCCGACGCCAGTCCGGAGGCCACCGCCCTCAGCGCCCTGGCCGACTCCGTGTGGGGCCCGCTCATCTGCGACGCCGCCCGCCGCCTGCCCCCGAGCGGGGCGACGTCCCCGCCGTACTCCCCCGCCCGAGGCGCCGGCACCCCCGTGCAGTACTCCCCCGCTGCACACGCGCAGGCGGACCCGCTGTGGGAGGCCCTGCGGGCGCTGCGCCCGGACGAGGACCTCCCGGAGCCCGCCGACGCCGGCGTTGGCGTCCGCACTGGCGCCGGCGCCCGGGTCTACGGCTCGGTGTTCACCAGCCCCCACCTCGCCCTCGCGGTCCGGCTCACCGGCGTCTCCACCACCGGCATGGCCCTGATGCTCGACGACTCCGACGAGGCGCTGGCCTCCCCCGACCACGCCGAGGCCTGGCTGGCCTGGCTCAGGCTCGGCAACGTGCTCGCCCTCGCGCAGGCGCCCGTGGCCATCACGACGACGAGCCTGGCCCTCGATGAGCTGCGCGGGCGCGCCAAGACCCGGGCCCTCGCCGCCGACGCCGGGGTGAGCCCCGAGGCGATGAGCGACCTCGGCTGGAACGACGTCGACGCGGAGCTCACCCCGCCGGACATCCTCGCGCTCCTACCCCGCCTCGCCGCCGCCGGCATCCCCCGCGGGGACGACGGCGCCGAGGTCGCCGACGGGGTCATGACCGACCTGTCATGGCAGGATCGACGCGTCGCCGTCGTCGCCGACCCGATGGAGGGCGACGTCGAGGCGCTCGCCGCCGCCGGCTGGCGCGTCGTCGTCCCCGGGGACGACCCCGAACAGACCATTGCCCGGATCGCCGCGCTCCTGGAAGGACACTGACATGCCCGCGATCGTCTGGCCCAGCAGCAAGGCCAAGGACGCCACCGCCAGGGACTCGTCGCTGAAGGCGAAGATCGGCCCCTTCATCACTAAGCTCAGCACCATGACCGCGAGCACCGGCCTGCACCTGGAGCACATCAGGGGCGCCGCCGACCGGCGCGTGCGCACCGCCCGCGTCACCGACTTCTACCGGGCGGTCCTGTTCGAGCTGGACGCGGGCGGCGAGCCCGTCTACGTCATCCACGGCATCTGGCCGCACGACGAGGCCAACAGGATCGCCGAGTCCGTCACCGTGGGCGTCAACCCCTACAACGGGGCCACCGAGGTCACCCGCATTCAGGACGTCATCCAGCAGGACGCCGGCGCCGTCGAGCAGGCGCGGCGCGCCGCGCGGGCCGAACTCGACGCGGCCAGACGGGAGGCGGAGGAGATCGCCCGCGAGGCCGCCCGCATCCAGAGCGCCAACGCCGAGGCGCGCCGCCAGAACGCGCGGGCCGCCGCGGGAGGGGCGGGCGAGGCGGGCGCCGCCGGCGCGCCCGTCGGCGGCCAGCGGGGCAGCGGCGACGGTCGGCGGGGCGCCAGCGGTGACCAACGGGGCGCCGTCGCGCCCGATGCGGCGCAGGCAGTGCCCGACGCCGTCGCGCCCGGTGCCGAGACCCCCGGTGCGGCGCGGGCCGTGCCCGACGCCGTCGCGGCTCCCGGCCGCGATCACGCGCTCACCTGGCCCGAGGGGCTGAGCGTCGAGACTCTGCGCGACGAGCTCGGCATCGACGTCCGGCTCGGCGCCGCGGCGCTCGCCGCCACCTGCGAGTCCCAGCTCCTGGATCTGGCCATCACCGCCCGAGTCGCCTGGCAGGGGGAGGCCCTCCTCGCCCTGGCGACGGGGTCGACGATCGACGACGTGCGCGAGGA is part of the Actinomyces sp. oral taxon 414 genome and encodes:
- a CDS encoding DEAD/DEAH box helicase; this translates as MTLLLPSLQAERIRRSIVDYLSTTFALTDVEPRRVLADFLEDEEQGVFVGPFVRLRLPYLAASARAVGPGRDSQSSPSASLDWAGQSGQPGPATDPGQPAQHARPSWPGPAATADRPLDWDPGLAPYQHQEDAYQRLTTKGGHRPEPTIVTTGTGSGKTEAFLHPVLDHVLRARARGVTGIKALILYPMNALAADQAGRLARLITSDPALAGVRAAVYTGDSSARPNKRVTAESLITDRHAIRNDPPDILLTNYKMLDQLLLRPEDRELWRASAASLTYLVLDEFHTYDGAQGTDVAMLLRRLGLTLRAHLSADDPRREAFADSPLGPVCPVATSATLGDGGDPSRMLDFARDVFGVDLSADAVVTETRADLDRWAAAHHRAAESLGLTGRALRLRSLPGENLRALAHLTQAGSPDPEELLRGVIAHLYDLPDGLEDSLDAAGLACALQAHPDVLDLVRAAEISTPLAGLARDLLGPACEPGPARRVLCAILAALSVVRAGLDGAPDRGAVNVEVTLWIREVTRVDRALSSLPAFRWADAASEQARVDEPARPALYCRSCGRSGWGVVLAPTGQREKDDQSQVRRDRKTGDPRFRTLLHAPGEDADYRRRLEAGEPDPQARHPGLRWYSVNGRELLARRPADDDPEAKEGLVLPVLTLTGDERAIAEDSTRDVCPSCGDRDSIRFLGSAVATLLSVSLTTLFGDDALDDADKRALIFTDSVQDAAHRAGFVNQRSHTMSLRSALRGALTADMPLDAWAGAALDAARPSAFDRYRLVPAALTEHRRFKPYWDPKAPASERRRAEPHVRRRLLFDIALEVGLQSAYGRTLEATGSVSVHVAAGRASALTDLARQALGGERQGVLDGFGGITDADLLAWVRGTLERMRRDGAIDHEWLARYKRDDGKRLWIWYKRNRNQGQPAFPAGRAAPAFPRAGGGLDTRKSAFVPVGSPRSWYATWTRKCLRVAPTHAARLARVLLARLAEAGILTATDTSSGGTVYGLPAGRVVVSPLGETTGDDLLLVCDTCRTQLPAAAATVDQLDNAPCPAVGCPGRLRAGQRPAESFYRSMYAGAHVRRVDAHEHTSLLTADERARVENGFKRPEQAPSDPNVLVATPTLEMGIDIGDLSTVMLGSLPATVASYVQRVGRAGRRSGSALALAYVPGRRHQLPVLDDPDRLLNGSVAPPSTYLGAEEILRRQFLASVIDALARENHSAVPSGVRGRGTAGTVLGATGEGSLMGALCERIGRDGAPLVRAFTAAFGQRTPALERLTNWVTRDGGAGPREMLMRAAAEHRAEAERLHRQKRQIDEALPELTMAAERPNATEEDRRAHRAAEGARKAAQARILDLQGKHWVSALERHGILPNYTLIDDSVRLSARVSWRDPETDEFRSEPYDVERASVRALHEFAPGATFYTRGLEMRIEGVDASADLADQAQWWFCCEACGYADVRGPQGSRPAAPPECPRCRGTAIADVGRARRVLRLTRVFADVSGDDARIGDSSDDRIRTRFEILPLADFDPERAVRQWSVEASGFGLTRYRGMSLRWLNTGRALAGQSVDRVAGLPVSSRDFRLCEACGKLDTDTGASTAREHRPWCEHRTDLAEHVIAVDLMRELRTEAIAFVLPLGFATDRVGVESLAAAIGLGLEITTGGSPNHLGIVGVPHPVAHGGPGETRPALLLHDTVPGGTGYLTDHDDPANLWKLLVRTGRRLESCPCRTEDKGMCPDCLQPHAPSGEVTRAAALHAIRQLLGPGAEVPFADLDPEAPLWHVTDEAVRAGTGESPLEVRFRAELIDRLGKEMAVRAVGDPSGAPALEIDGGRWRIRPQLDALGARPDFTCLRPAGRAPIAIFIDGRRYHATRAHNRLADDAAKRERLRAAGYQVIAVGAEDLGGPWNPAWLDDDAVARLKNGSLGPARAGAVTDRAIAAWRGGPMALLESMLLDDADAGPDASPEATALSALADSVWGPLICDAARRLPPSGATSPPYSPARGAGTPVQYSPAAHAQADPLWEALRALRPDEDLPEPADAGVGVRTGAGARVYGSVFTSPHLALAVRLTGVSTTGMALMLDDSDEALASPDHAEAWLAWLRLGNVLALAQAPVAITTTSLALDELRGRAKTRALAADAGVSPEAMSDLGWNDVDAELTPPDILALLPRLAAAGIPRGDDGAEVADGVMTDLSWQDRRVAVVADPMEGDVEALAAAGWRVVVPGDDPEQTIARIAALLEGH